From a region of the Butyrivibrio sp. AE3004 genome:
- a CDS encoding single-stranded DNA-binding protein, with amino-acid sequence MNKVLLSGRLTRDAEIRNADSDKKVARCTLAVNRDFKKEGEEPNADFIGIVGFKNQADFLEKFGKKGVKFIVIGRIQTGSYEKDGGRVYTTDVIAERIEFAESKKSSEEGSGDSGDGFSNIPDGFDDSMPFN; translated from the coding sequence ATGAACAAAGTACTATTATCAGGAAGACTTACAAGAGATGCAGAGATCAGGAATGCTGACTCTGACAAGAAGGTAGCAAGATGCACTCTTGCAGTAAACAGAGATTTCAAAAAGGAAGGAGAAGAGCCGAATGCTGACTTCATAGGAATTGTCGGATTTAAGAATCAGGCAGACTTTCTTGAGAAGTTTGGCAAGAAGGGTGTGAAGTTCATAGTGATCGGACGCATTCAGACCGGCAGCTATGAAAAGGATGGTGGTCGCGTTTACACCACAGATGTCATAGCAGAGAGAATCGAGTTTGCCGAGAGCAAGAAATCTTCTGAGGAAGGATCCGGAGATTCTGGTGATGGGTTTTCTAATATCCCAGACGGATTTGATGACAGCATGCCTTTTAATTGA
- a CDS encoding ArdC-like ssDNA-binding domain-containing protein: MEEVKNKFKIDEIAEQLEKGIGDLFNSDKYKTYLNTMSKFHSYSVNNTLLIAMQRPDATLVAGYDAWQDKFDRHVKKGAKGIKIIAPYKVKKKVVGDHYYVDNGDKIPVYAPGETKEDYENRIAQTTREVEYTNFRVTTVFDVSDTEGKELPTLGVNELMGSVDGYEKLKTALEETSKVPVEYGLVTSGAKGFFSPDMHKICVQSGMSEVQTVKTIIHEMAHALLHDKTDNPDLVQDPKTKNTKEVEAESIAYVVCQHFGIDTSDYSFGYIAGWSSGKETKELKASMDTIRVTASKMIVELESALEKQQEVEKADVTMAADEVGGRAAGSEKKELVGDKKASLMDKLKSKLNIVSSQPKVERALENKVKTPEIAR, translated from the coding sequence GTGGAAGAGGTAAAGAACAAGTTTAAGATTGACGAGATCGCTGAGCAACTTGAGAAAGGAATCGGCGATCTTTTTAATTCTGACAAATACAAGACATACCTGAATACCATGTCCAAGTTCCATAGTTATAGCGTAAATAACACGCTGCTCATAGCCATGCAGAGACCGGATGCAACTCTGGTTGCCGGTTATGATGCCTGGCAGGATAAGTTTGATCGGCACGTTAAGAAAGGTGCAAAGGGGATAAAGATAATCGCTCCCTACAAGGTGAAAAAGAAGGTAGTGGGCGATCACTATTATGTTGATAATGGAGACAAGATTCCGGTCTATGCTCCTGGAGAAACCAAGGAAGATTATGAGAATCGTATTGCTCAGACAACCAGAGAAGTTGAATACACAAACTTCAGGGTAACAACAGTTTTTGATGTCAGTGATACTGAGGGAAAAGAGCTTCCGACTCTTGGAGTGAATGAGCTCATGGGCTCAGTTGATGGCTATGAGAAACTGAAAACCGCGCTAGAGGAAACCTCAAAGGTCCCTGTCGAGTATGGCCTTGTGACCAGCGGAGCAAAAGGATTCTTTTCACCTGATATGCATAAGATCTGTGTTCAGAGTGGCATGTCTGAGGTCCAGACTGTAAAGACAATCATTCATGAGATGGCACATGCACTTCTTCATGACAAGACAGATAATCCGGACCTGGTACAGGATCCAAAGACCAAGAACACAAAGGAAGTAGAAGCTGAGTCCATCGCCTATGTTGTCTGCCAGCACTTTGGAATTGATACATCGGATTATTCTTTCGGCTACATCGCCGGATGGAGTTCTGGTAAGGAAACCAAAGAGCTGAAAGCTTCAATGGACACCATTAGGGTTACTGCGTCAAAGATGATTGTTGAGCTGGAATCTGCCTTGGAAAAACAGCAGGAAGTTGAGAAAGCTGATGTGACTATGGCTGCAGATGAGGTAGGAGGTCGTGCTGCTGGATCAGAGAAAAAGGAGCTTGTTGGTGACAAGAAAGCATCCCTTATGGACAAGCTGAAGTCCAAATTGAATATTGTGAGTTCGCAGCCAAAGGTAGAGAGGGCTTTAGAGAATAAAGTGAAAACACCTGAGATTGCGAGATGA